Proteins encoded within one genomic window of Natator depressus isolate rNatDep1 chromosome 1, rNatDep2.hap1, whole genome shotgun sequence:
- the ASCL4 gene encoding achaete-scute homolog 4, whose protein sequence is MDSNKDDGLLNGMLFSGAMSMGNNHVNPHGLPLREPFGVPFHFDPTYWDQAYRGYSGRFSCIPFSGYVGVYDYSFEPAFIRKRNERERQRVRCVNEGYTRLREHLPKELADKRLSKVETLRAAINYIKHLQSLLDCQPLGPTTKETISAKEVTDASSPDLRRECNSDGESKTSLSSSPYSEFEETCI, encoded by the coding sequence ATGGACAGCAATAAAGATGATGGACTATTGAATGGGATGTTATTCTCTGGCGCTATGTCCATGGGTAATAACCATGTGAACCCTCATGGGTTACCACTAAGAGAGCCCTTTGGTGTTCCCTTCCATTTTGATCCAACTTACTGGGACCAAGCCTACCGTGGTTATTCAGGTAGATTTTCCTGCATCCCTTTCTCTGGATATGTAGGAGTCTATGACTATTCTTTTGAGCCTGCCTTCATTCGAaagagaaatgagagagagaggcaaagagTGCGTTGTGTGAATGAGGGGTACACACGCCTCCGAGAACATCTTCCCAAGGAGCTTGCTGACAAACGCCTCAGCAAAGTGGAGACCCTAAGAGCTGCAATAAATTACATTAAACACCTTCAGAGTTTGCTGGACTGTCAGCCATTAGGACCTACCACTAAGGAAACAATATCTGCTAAGGAAGTTACAGATGCTTCCAGTCCTGATCTAAGAAGGGAATGCAACAGTGATGGCGAGTCTAAAACCTCTTTATCTTCATCTCCATACAGTGAGTTTGAGGAGACTTGCATCTAG